A region of the Scomber scombrus chromosome 17, fScoSco1.1, whole genome shotgun sequence genome:
taaataaatatgaatgtgattcAGCCTGGGAACTGATCGGTCATTACCGGCAAAAATCTTCTGGAAACAAACACTTCTTGAACACGTCGACCTGAGGCTCAGCAGGACGCGGCCGAGGAGCATGACACAAGTGTGACCAAAGTTTTACTGACGTATGGTTGACGTTAAAAGCTAGCTAACGTCACTTAAAAGGACACTACGGCTAATTATAGCTCATCTAGCAAGAACATATTAGCCTTCAACTACTTTCAGGACAGTTACGGATGTAAAACCTGAAGACTTTGCTACCTTGTCGTTGACACCTGTTGAAATGAATCAATCAGCCATGCTGCCAAACATCTGCTCCGCTAAGTTAGCTAACTGTTAGCAAACTAGCTGCTAATTTTCTAAACTAACGGAGATTTAAATATTGATAACTTGTCATTGTCTAATGGTTGAATAAACTAATCGGTGGCAttctttttcaataaaaaagtacaaagaaaaagctgaaaacaacatttatttccacGCTCATCTTTGGATTACCGCCTGACCGGAAGTAGCGTCTGTTTGTAAACAATGTTGCACTTCCGGTTGAGGTTTTCAGCGCAAAAGCTTTCTCTTTtcaaagtacaagtacatggCACTTGACCGTACATATTCAAACATATTGATAATTATACAtgtaataatacataaaatatgttgttataataaatatgttAGAGTTCCCCACTATAAATATttacttacatacatttaaaatatacaatattgtttgtattgtaattgttttattgtttgtatgtCAAAAGACTCTTTTATGTACTGTAATTTAGACCCAGGCTGTTTAAGAATTATTGGTGTGCTAAAATACTGGACTACAAAAGTGCATTTGCACATTGTGTGTGGTGAAGTTCTcttgatttgtttatttagcAGAGTTCATTGTTGAGTGATTAACAATAAACGTAAATCAAAGTGAATTTTGACACACTGTTTCCTTATGTAGATACATGAATATGGTTCATATCTTTTGgttgtatacagtatgtgatgcaattctgttaaaaaaattatataaaagacTAAACAAACATAGACACCATGATTACACTCATGCATTAAGTTTACTCAAAGCATCCCTTTTATTCATTATCACATCTTATACACATTCCAAGactaaaatctaatttaaaaatTTAAGTAGCTAAGGCTAAAATACTCATAAATGCTTCAgagcaacacaaaaacaaaaaaccttacTACTATTAGTCATCCTCATTAATTTAGTGGTCATTGATCAAGACAAAAGGTAAGGTAAATATCAGCTACTTTAGGGCTGTTTTCTTAAAGAAAATCTTCTCCACTCTGTCCAGTAAAAGTTTTATACAAGGTGCTGACTGGTTGCATGAAGAAAGGCCAAGACTCATAAAACTATATGAGTTAACATTACAAAATCAACATAAGAAAATGTGTGGAGATCTACCTGTTTAGGAAATGTACTATATAAACAAAGTTTACTTGCCTTGCCTATAAATCAATCAGTTTTGTTGCTTtacataatattttttaaattcttgctATTTACAGATCATAGATTATTTTACTTGCGATAACTGTAATGATAACACCATTACCACAAGCAGCATTGCGGATTCTACTTAATTCGACTTAAATGGCATTTTGAAACTAGGTATCCAAGTGTAATAGTTGTTGCCAACACCACCACGAGTTGAAGGATCATTCCAACCACCACCATGCATTGCAGAAGCAGTCACACCAGCGGCACCTCTAACAGCCAAAGCCTTTCCACTgatgtccttcctttcctgaaTGCTGTACTCAAGTAATTTGTTCTTTATCATTAAGGCAGCCTCATTGTTCTGATGACAATTCAGTAATCCATGGATGGTATCATGGAAGAAAGTGTTGACAGCCAGCACAATGTTGGGGTATTCAGGCCATGTTTTCGTAGGAACTGTGTTCTTAGCATCACGTGAGTGGTGCATCAACACCAGAATGACAGGTTCATCACCTATGAACaccaaaagagaagaagaaatataaCAGAGTTCAGAAGAACACGCTCaatgatggacatttttttgaacTGAAATTGTAAGATTCAGTGTGAAGTGCATTCTCTGACCCTGTTGTTTAGACTCTGAGAGCAAAAGATGtacaaatgtttatatttaaaatatcatcTCTTTTGCAGATACATTAACATGTTGATAAAACTGATTTAGAAAGTCAGGTAAAATCTTGTAAGGACACAGAATGAAAACAAGTATAAGCAGTTTCCACTCCAATAAGAACTGGCTCAAAAAACGTTTCCTTACCTTTAATGTCAGACATGGCTGCGTCCACGTCTGATCCAACACGTGAACAGATTGTACAGAAGACAATTATGACCTTGCAGTCCTCTTTGTTTTCAATAAGAAGAAACTTATCTTGATCCTCTACTTTGTGCAGCAACTGTGTGTGGGCACCAAAGGTTTTACCACTGATGACCTCCCGGTACATCACTTTGGACACAGAAGTATAAACTGTTGTGCAAATGACACAGAGTTACATACTGACAATAATTCAGAGTACCTGACAGTAAAGTAATGTAAATTTTCAGAAATGATTTTTGCTATGcagtttctaaaaaaaataaataataagctttttaaaaaatgttttaaaaagaaaaaagagcattAATGTGTAATAATCAAACACTCACCTTTCTAATGGTCCTTTGTTAAGTGTGTTTTACCCTTTTAATAGCCAGAGATAGATATATTTCTATTTACatacaatcatttatttaatcaacCAAATCATACTGTCACTTTAAAGGATGGAAGGTATTTCAGTATCAAAAagctgtgtgtttaaatgtttctgtcgacaaacagaatatttatatatttatatatagctGTCAGACCTTACTAGTgcaaaaacttaatttaatttaagttaaaatgCAATCTAAAACTGAATACTACTCACTGCATATTATCAGAGCAGATTTAGTCACTAAAAGAAGGATATTAATGGGGCTTCTGTTGGAAGTATTAAATATACATGAAcaaatttcatatttcattatgaaaaagaaaaatagatttaCCTTGTGCTCCTTGTGGATTAGTTTGGCCATTATAGGACATTTGACTATATCCTTGTGAGTTATGTGTGCCTGTAAAATATCCCATCACATAAAAAGACATGAATAAACACTGCAAATGTGACCTGGAATTTGAGTAATAATACAATCTTAAATCAAGATTTAAAGAATGCAAGACTTACTTTGGGCTCCTTGTTGATTAGTTTGGTCATAAAGCATCATTTGACCATGTCCTTGTGAGGTATGTGTGCCTGCGAAATGCCGtgtcaaataaaatgacatgatgCAATTGCTGTTGCCTTATAGTAGTAAAAAGCAAATGAGACCTGAAATTTGAGTAAAAATATCATCTTAAAGCAGATTTAAAGAGTGTAATGCTTACCTTGGGCTTGTTGTGGAATGCCCTCAGTTTGGCCACTACAGGGCACCACAGGACCACTCCTACCTGGGGCCATTGTGTCTGCCAAGGAGCCTGTCACATAAGATAGAATACTGCATTAACTTATTCCAAATCTTTAAAACCAGATAAAAACTATATGAAGGACACTAATAAACACTTCAAATCAGCTTTGATCAATATGATTTAGTACTGCTAAGCCTAAAGCTGTCTGACTGAGTTGCCATTTTGCCTGTGATAATAATGAGGATTTCTAAGTATTAAAGTTATcatgatattaaaataaaacagaaaaggcattttaaccatttttggCGAATTCCTCCAGTAAACCGATATGAGCATCAAGGAAGGTCTGGACAGTATTCATTTGGGTCTTCATCTCCTTCAGGATATGGAGGTAATCAACCAGGATCCCATTGTTAGTAAGAGCAGCTGGAGGGAGAGTATCAGCTAGAGTTTGAATTTGGACAACTGAATAAAGTACAACTGATTcaacatgataaaaacaaatagcAGTCAAATATGAAAGTGAAATAAGACTGTACATACCCCTGAAAGAGTCATCAGGGATGAAATCTTTCACTTCTCTTATGAGCACATTGATGTCCTTCTAAAATAAACCATTTATGGAATAACCTTGTTCAATTTTTACATGATACTGATACCAGTTTTTTCATGTTAATCACAATAGTATTACAACAGTAATTGGCAAATAAGTACAGTTCTGACTCTTTTCATGTCATGATTTCTTGATACATTCTTGATCTTTCAGTCTACATCTCACTCTAATACAATTTACACATCAACTTGTTTCTGTAGCTCACCTGTTGGTGTATTATTTCATAGATTTTCTTCCTCAGTTTGAGTTTCTCAATTCGAGGAAACAGCTCATGCAAGTCTTCTCGTGTCAGGGACCGGATCTCAGAGTCAGTACGGAAACCTGCTTCTGCAAGTACGGCACAGGTGTGGTGTGAAAGCAAGAACCTGGAACATCCTGGCTGATTATAAACTTCaaacaggtgctggaccaaagacACAACgtataaaaagaaagatgaaggtccgcacactgtagctccctttAATTGAATAAGACATACACCATTCCATCATTCAATTAGATTGGATTGGTGGATGTCTCATTAAATTGCATCTGAGAGAGGCAAAGTGTGCAGACCTTCATCTTTATAGGCTATGGTGAtgatacagaaaaaatatatataattcagttaatcacatgaacattttcTAGCAGCGAGACAGGTTGTGTCCAGAAAAGACCCTCACTGTCTGTGCTGTAAAATCAACCTACAGAAGGGGTGTTCCTGTGTTATGTACACTATGAGTCAATCACACTTACTCTCCAGTGCTGAGGCTGCAACTGGGTCAAAGCGCTTTATTTCCTTCAGTAAAACTGACATGATTcacctgaagaaaaacacacaaaaatagagAAAGGCAGATAAGGATCGCATGGATTtctatcttttctcttttaatcatttaatacagtATTAATACCGTACTCATAAAATCCTGATACGATTTCCTTGTGTAAACAAGCTTCGTCCGAAAGAAAAGAAggtgagaggaaggaga
Encoded here:
- the LOC133997619 gene encoding uncharacterized protein LOC133997619; this translates as MSVLLKEIKRFDPVAASALEKAGFRTDSEIRSLTREDLHELFPRIEKLKLRKKIYEIIHQQKDINVLIREVKDFIPDDSFRAALTNNGILVDYLHILKEMKTQMNTVQTFLDAHIGLLEEFAKNGSLADTMAPGRSGPVVPCSGQTEGIPQQAQGTHTSQGHGQMMLYDQTNQQGAQSTHNSQGYSQMSYNGQTNPQGAQVYTSVSKVMYREVISGKTFGAHTQLLHKVEDQDKFLLIENKEDCKVIIVFCTICSRVGSDVDAAMSDIKGDEPVILVLMHHSRDAKNTVPTKTWPEYPNIVLAVNTFFHDTIHGLLNCHQNNEAALMIKNKLLEYSIQERKDISGKALAVRGAAGVTASAMHGGGWNDPSTRGGVGNNYYTWIPSFKMPFKSN